The genomic DNA TCGTCGAGCCCACGCAACTCCGCGTGGCTCCCTCCCAGGCGGGCGCCCTCACGTTCCGCATCACGGTCCCGGGGCTCTCCGCCCACGCGTGCGTGCGCGAAGAGGGCGTGAGCGCCTTCGAGAAGTTCCTTCCGATTCATGCCGCGCTGCTGGACCTGGAACGGGAGAGGAACCGGGAGGTGCAAGACCCCCTGTACCGCCGCTACCGCCTCCCGTTTGCCCTGAGCCTGGGACGGATCGAGGCGGGGAACTGGTCGTCCTCGGTCCCGGAGAGCCTCGTCGCGGAAGGCCGCCTGGGCGTGAGGGTGGGCGAGGATCCGGAGGCCGCGCGGAAGGCCCTCGAAGTCGCGGTCCGTCGTGCCGCGTCCGCGGATGCATGGCTCCGAGACCACCCCGTCAAGGTGGAGTGGTGGGGCGGCCAGTTCCACCCCGCCTCGGTCCCCATCGATCACCCGCTCCCGCAGACGGTGGCTGGTGCGCTCGCGGATGCGAGCGGATCCGCGGCGGCGTTTGAAGGGATGACGTACGGGTCGGACATGCGTCTCCTGATCCACGTGGGGAAGACGCCCGCGGTCCTGTTCGGCCCGGGAGACGTGCGGCACGCCCATCGGCCCAACGAATCCGTGAGCCTCTCGGACCTGCGGACGATGGCCCGGACGTTGGCGCTGACCGTGTTGCGGTTCTGCGGTGCCTTCGCGTGAAGGTCCGGCTCACCAGTGTTCCCAGTGCAGGACTTCGTCGAGCGCGAGTCGCTCCGGGGGCGCTGGGTTCTCCGCGGGCCACCCGAGCGCCACCAACGTGACGGGCCGTGCGTATCGCGGGAGGTGCAGGACTTGGCGCACCTCGTCCTCGTTGAAGGAGCCCATCCAGACGGCACCGAGACCTCGCTCGTGCGCGGCGAGCAGGAACGTCTGGGTGGCCGCCGCCGCATCCTGGACGGAGAAGAGTTCCCGCCCCCGCGGGCCGTACTTCGCGATTCGCTTTGCGTTCGTGCAGATGACCAGGACCGCCGCGGCCAGAGCGAGCTCGGTCTGATCCGCCGCCTGAGCGAGAGCGTCTTTCGTCTTCTCGTCCCTCACGACGATGAAGTCCCGCGCCTGCAGGTTCCCCGCGGAGGGCGCCCAGTTGGCCAGATCCACGAGTTCGCGGAGGAGCGCCTCCGGGACGGGCGCCTTTTGGAACGCCCGGATGCTGCGCCGAGAGCGAATGATCGAAGCCAGGTCCATGGCCTGCGGAACCGCGGGGACAACCTTTCAACGTGAGGAAACGGTTGTAGTGACCGCGGCGAATCCGTTCGGTTCCTCAGGGATTCACCGATAGGCCTAAGTAACGCGCGCCGATAGGCCGGTCCGCTGCCGCAGTGGCTTAGTGGTATAGCGGCGCCTTGGTATCGCCGAATCCGCACGGATCCGGGGACAAACAGGCGCAGGTCGGGGGTTCAATTCCCCCCTGCGGCTTCTCCCCGCTGAAGCGCCGCATGGACGGGTCGGGCATGGAGAGCCGATCGTCAAAGTATCTGCCGGGGCGAGCGCACCCTCGGGCGTTCTGAGGAGGAGGAAGTCCGCAATCTCGCGGTGCCCGAGGGCAGGACCGTACGTTCGGACCTCACGTTCAGCCCACGCCACGGTTCCTGGTGGTCCGGATCCCAAATACGACGGCCGCCGCCTTGACCGCGCTGCGGCGAACTTGCCTAGCGCACGACCTCTTCCACTTCGCGATACCAGGGCTTCGTGGTCCCCGCCTTGGCCCGCTTCTCCCAGTGTCGTCCCTTGGGCACGCGGTGGAGCGCCGCCTCCAGGGCTCCGATGCGGGCTTCGATGCGGGAGACCTGATCCGGCTTCATCCGTCCCTCCGCGACGAAGGTCCCCATGAGCTGCCGCGTCTTCGCGAGGTTTTGCGTTGCCTCGTACCAGAATCCCCAGTCGTCGGCAACGAGGCTCGAGATGTATCCCGCGTCGACGGCCTCCTTCTCGCCGTTTGCCGCGGGCTTCACATCGTGTCCGAAGAACAGGATCATCAGGTCCACAAGGTCCTTGCGCGCAATCTTGTGGATCTGCAGTTTCTCGAGCACGATGTCGGAAAGCGTGATCGTCGGGAAGTCGAGCTCCAGGCGGCCGTCACCCGGCTTCCGTCCGAACTCGACGTCGTGGCTGAACTCCAGTTTGTCCAGGAAGATGTCCACGTGGAACTTCCCGCCGCCTTCGTAATAGATGAGCCGCCGATCGCCGAAGAACCCGTTGACCATGCTGTCGGGCTTGAAGCCCATCTTCTCGAAGACCGAGCTGATCGACCGGCCCTGCTTCGCGTACCCCATGAGGTCGAGGTCCGTGAAGAGAGGCGTGCCCGCGCTCACGCGGCCGAGGGCGTGGAACAGGGAGATCGCATCGGGAATGTGCGCGGAGTGAGCGTAGATTGCGAGCGACCCTAGGATGCGGAGGGCCGTCCCTTCCGCATGGGCCGCCCGGACGATGTCCTCCGCGGCCTTCAGGAAGTCTTGGTCGCTCAGGGCCACGAACGTGGGTTCGTGGGCCATGTTCGGGTTCGGCGAGATCTTCTCCTCCCAGTTTCGCCTCGGTGACGGAGCGCACTGGCGGCGTGCTGCCGCGGCGGGGGGCTAGCGGCGCCGGCTTCTATAAGCTTGTCTCCATCGGAAGGAGAGGAGCGTCGTCTCGACGACCTCGGTCGTGGGCCATTCGAAAGCTTGAAAAGAGCCATGACGGTTCCTGTCACGGGGAAATTCGGGGAGGCGGAAAGACGGCAGGATCCGACGTCGACGTCTTCGCGAGACGCAGTGAGCCCGCGACGGGACAGGTACAGGTCTTCACGCGCCGGGCCTCAGGGCTCGTCCGGGTGATGTCTCCGTACTCGGCCTTCGCGTACAACATCTTGAATATCGGGATCATTTTCCCGTGGGTCTACATCGGAACGATCCCCTTCTTCCCGGACGCGAACGTCTGGGAGGGCATCGTGATCTGTGGGATCTTCACGGCGTTCCTGGCGGTGGTGTACGCGGGCCTCGCGTCCGCGATGCCTCGGACGGGCGGCGACTATGTGTTCCAGAGCCGTACATTACGTCCGTGGTTCGGCTTCGCCACGGTTGCGATGATGATCATCACGTTCTTTTGCCAATGGCAAGCCCTCGCTGGCTGGCTCGTCTCGATCCTCGGTATGTATCCGTTGATCACGGGACTCGGCGTGACGATGAACAACACCACGCTCATCGCGTGGGGAGCGTGGTACATCACTCCGTGGGGCATCACAATCACCTCGTGGGTCTTCTCCACGATCGCGGCGCTGGTCCTGATCAAGAGCTTCCGCTGGTTCGTCCAGATCCAGTGGGTCATGTGGTACGGTTTCCTGCTGAGCTTCTTCCTCATGGTCGCACTGTTCCTCCTGACGCCGCACTCCGTGTTCGTGGATCGATACAACCACGCGGCAGCCCTCATCAACGGCCTGCCTGCGGGTAACTACTACAACCAGGTGATCCCGGGTGCCCAAGCGGCAGGGTTCAATCCCGCCAGCACGCTCGCCTTCGCGAGCACCCTCTTGGTCGTCCCCGTGGCACTCACGAGCCTGGGGTGGGTCGGATACGCCCAGGAGCAGGCGGGGGAGATCCAGGGCGCCCAGAGCCTCCGGAACCAGATGTTCATCAACTTCGGCGGCGGCGTCGTGAGCATGGTGATGATGGGAGTCCTCGCCTACGCGATGCTGGCAACGGTCGACCAGAACTGGCTCGCAGGGCTGGCGTTCCCGGGGAACGCCAACACGCTCATCCTCCCGTGGTTCAGCACTCTGGCCATGATGCTGACGGACAACCCGATTATCCTCGTCCTGATGATCTTCGGGATTCTGCTGAACGCGATTCAAATCGTGTTCAACGTGATTGTTGGCTGGACGCGTGTGGCCGTGGCCATGTCCATCGACGGCGTCCTGCCCAAGTTCGTGAGCAAGGTGAGCCCGCGGACACACACCCCGGTGAACGCGCACATCATCTTCCTGATCCTCGGAGGCTTCGTCTTCTCCGCGGTGTACAACCTAGTCCCGAACTACACGGTGTACACCCTGGCGGTGACCGCCGTCGCGACCGTGATGTACATCGGCACGGCGGTGGGCGGCGCGGTCTTCCCGTGGACGCGCAAAGAGGTCTACCGGACCGCCCCGATTTCGAAGTACAAGGTCGGCCCCATTCCGGTGATAACGATCTGCGGGGTCATCGCGGCGGTCTTCAGCGCCTGGATGCTGTACTACTTCCTGACGTATCCGTTCCTCGTCGGGATCGATTGGTCCAAGGGCATCCTGGGCAACTGGTTCCTGGTCGCCGTCGTCTTGGTCTTCGTCTTCTGGGTGGGGTACTACTTCCTCCGCCGGTGGTACTTGAGGACCATCGGGATTGAGCTGGAGCTCGCGTACAAGGAAGTGCCGCCCATCTAGGCGACAGGCGTCGCCGAGCCTCCGAGCATCGGGTCGCGAGCCCGGAGGCTCCTATCCTGACGTGAACTGGTAGCTCAGGACCCGGTCCCGCTCGAGGTTGATGATCGCGCCCCGGAGCGTCCCGGAGGTGTACTCGGAGCCGGGGTCCACGAGGACGCTCTTCTTGATCTTCGTCGCGTTCTTCGTTTCGTGGATGTGTCCATGGAGCCCCAAGAGCGGCTGGTGCTCCTCGATCGCCTGGCGGACCGAGGTGCTGCCGACCGGGATGAGAATCTGTTGTCCCCCTTGCGTCACAGGGGTCGGGGGGTCCTTCGTCGCATCGAGCTTCGGCGCGATGTCCAGCCCCGTCTCGTACGGCGGCACGTGCATGAGGTAGATTGCATGCGCGGGGTCCTCGACCTTGTTGAGCAGCGGACTCAGGCGCCGTGCGAGCTCGTCCTCCTCGAGCTCCCGGGGCGTCTTCCACGGGGACGGGTTCGTCCATCCAAATCCAAGCAGTTCGTGGTCCTCGTCGAACCGGACGACCTGCTCGTCCACGTAGTGCACGTGAGGTTTCGACACCGCCTTGGCGAGGGCCTCGGCCTTGTCGTCGTTCCCGCCAATCCAGTACATGGGGATGTCCAGGGGCGCAAGATGCTTCTCCGCCATGTCCGTCCAGCGTTGAATCTCGTCGATCATGAGCTGGGTGAAGAGGTCCTCCACCTTCTTCGGACTCGCGCGGAAGGCGTCGTACTCCTCCTGCGTGAGGCGTATCGGATACGGCCCCGAGTTCGCGATGTCCCGTTCAATGGCCCCAAGATCCTTCTCCGTGAGGTTCTCCCGGAGCTGTCCCGAAAGGCGCGTCGAATACGTGCCGTCCTTCTGCTGCACGATGGGCGTGATCGTCTTGGCGGTGAGATCGCCCCCCATCATGAGCGCGTCCACATCGTAGAACTTCGCGGCCCCGAGGAACTTGCGGTACGTGATCTCAGAGCCATGGATGTCGACGGCGAGGAAGATGCGTTTGAACTTGCGCTTCGACGATTCGAACGGCATCGAAACAGCGCGGAGAGGCGACCGAAGGGTTTAGTCTTTTGGGAGAGGCGATGCCGGTGGCGCCTGGGGGCCCGCGGTCAACGTCTCGCTCTCGTCCGTGACGATCGCCGAGTCGGACGTTGGGTGGCAGACCGTCTTTGGCGGGATCCATGCGTCCCGCCCGGAGGGGCGATGACCATCCGAGGATCGGTTTGGAGGTCGTTGCGCGGGTTCGGGCGCTTGGCGAGAGGGACTTCCTCGAACGGGATTTCAAAGACCCGGTGCTCCTCGCTCTCCCCCAGGATCGTGATCTGTCCCCACGGGTCGGCCAGACACGACTGCCCCGGGAACACCGCGCCGCGTTCCGGTCCGGTGCGGTTCGTCACCGCGACGAAAATCCCGTACGCGTAGGCGGTCGCCATCGCGAGGAAGGCGTGCGGGTGCAGCCCGTGGCTCGGGCCGTGGGCGTCGACCGCCCAGGCTGTCGGCGCAAGGATGAGCTCGGCGCCCTGTCGCGACAGGTACGCGGAGAGCTCGGGGAACTGGATGTCGTAGCAGACTTCGATTCCGATCCGCCGGCCCTGGAACTCGACCATGCAAGGCCGGCCGCCCTCGCGGAACAGGAGCTTCTCGCGGTTCCACAGGTGGATCTTCCGGTAGATGGACGTACCTTGGGGACCGACCGCGTACGCCGAGTTGTATCTCGCTCCAGCGGCCTGCTCGGCGAATCCCCCGACGATCAGCTTGCCGGTCGCCGCACTGATGCGCTCGAGCTCGCCCAGCGCGGAGGGCGCGTCCACGTACGGACGGATCTCCTCCGGCTTCTCGTACATGTAGCCGCAGCTCGAAAGTTCTGGGAAGACGACGATGTCCGCGGGGCTCCGCCGGGACCACTCGCGAATCCGCTCCCAGTTCTCCTCGCGTCCCGGGAACTTCGGCGCGAACTGCACGAGTTCGATTCGCATCCATGCAGAGAAGGGAACCGCACGGAATGAACTTTCGTCCAGCGACGGGCGGTGCGCCCCTCGTCGACCCCTCGACGAAATGAGTCGGCCGGTATTAGGCCACCCGAAATCGAGATATACCGACCGGCGCGGTGTCCGCGGCGTGGGCGGGGGAGGTCGCGCCGCATCTTGGACAAGAGAGCGCGCGCCCCGCGCTGTAGAGGACGGTACCAGAGGCCAGGGACACGAGTCCCAGGTCCCGGGGAACGGCTCGTAATTGGGGGAATCCAATGGCAGCTGAAGCGCCGACCGCAGAGAAGACCGTCTTCGCGCGGAAGACGAGTGGGCTCGTCAAGGAACTCGGAGCGTTCGAATCATTCTCCATCAACCTGATCTCGCTGGGTCCGGGGCCGGCCTACGCGCTGTTCCTGACCCTGCTCGTGTTCACGCCCGGCGTGAACCTGATGTGGGCCACCATCCTCGGAGCCCTCGTCGGGGTGCCCGTTGTGGTCACCTACGCGATCATGGCCATCGAGATGCCCCGCTCTGGCGGTGAATACGTGTACCCGTCCCGGCTCCTGCACCCCTACCTGGGCATCGTCTCGGGGCTCTCCCGCATGGTCAATGTCATCGTGTACGCCGCCATCCTCCCGTTCTGGTTCTCCAGCCTAATCGTCGGCCCCGGTTTGGGCTCGTGGGGCGCGCTCACGAACAACGCAGGCCTGCAGAGCCTCGGGGCCGCGCTCACGCCCGGGAGCGGGAGCACGAGCAACCTGTACATCGTGATCATCGGGGAGATTGTGACTTTCGTGTTGATGGCACTCTACGTGGTCATGAAGCCGCGACTCGCCTTCAATCTCTTCTCCGCGCTTCTGATCCTCGAGCTGGTCGGCCTCCTGATCTCGCTCGCGTTGCTCGCGGCCATGGGTCACGGCGGATTCGTGAACGCGGTGAACAACTTCATGGCGGGCCAGGGGTACAAGGGCAACTACTACGGCGACACGGCCAGCTTCGGCGCGACCAGCGCGATGCCGTACGCCTCGAGCCTCTCGGAGACCCTGATCTTCGTGCCGCTCGTGTTCGCCTTCTACTACATGTTCACGACCGCACCCAACTACATCGCGGGAGAGTTCCAACGCTCCTCGAGGAGCATCCGCCTCGGGATGACCGCATCGTACGCCCTCTCGGTGATCTTCGCCGTGGCGATCGTCGCGGTCTTCGAGAACGTCGTGGGCATGGACTTCCTGAACGGGGCCGTCTGGACCTCGACGGCCTTCCTCGGCGGTGGCCCCACGCCCCTCCCCTTCGCGGCCGGGCTCACGTCGCTCCCGATGTTCGCCGCGGGCGGCAACAGCGTTCTCTTGGCGCTCATGTTTCTCGGCGCCACCTCGTGGTACCTCCTCTGGATCATCCTGGGCTTCTACATCTTCTCGAGGTACGCCCTGAGCTTCTCCCTGGATCGGCTGTTCCCGAAGGCTCTCAGCGCGGTGAGCCGCAGGACCCACTCGCCCTACGCGGGCATCATCATCCTGTCGGTCATCGGCGCGATCCTGCTTCCCTTGGTCGCGTACTACTACCAGCAGACCTACTTCCCGCTCGTCTACCTGCTCTTCTTCCTCCCGATGATTACGGTGAGCCTGACCTCGGTCTCACTCGTCCGCCTCGGGATGCAGAAGAAGCGGGCCAGCTACGTTGTTGCGGGCGCCGTCTCGTTTGTGGCTACCGCGGTGTCCGCATACCTCGTGTCCACGCTGCCCGATCTCGGAAACGCGGCGGGCTTCACCCTCGGGAACCAGACCACGAGCTACGTGACCATCGGGCTGATCGTCGTGGGCAGTGCTGTCTGGTACGTGCTCGCGCGGGCCTACAACCTCCGGAAGCACGGCGTCGACGTGGCCCTGGCGTTCAAGCAGCTGCCGCCGGACTAGGCGTGGACGGAAGAAGACCGTGACCGAGCCGCTCGACGCCGCAGGCTCTCCGCGCTTCGCGCAGGTGGCCACGTACGGGCGGCTCCCCCTGACCCGCGACCTGTCCCACGCGAAGAGCGTGTTCCTGGGCATCCCGTGGGACGACGCGACGAGCTACCGTAGCGGCGCGCGGGAGGGGCCCTCCGCAATCCGCACGGCGTCGCGGCTCGTGCGGCCGTACAACATGTTCGCGGAGGTGTACCCGTTCCGCGTCTTGGACACCGTGGACTGGGGCGACGTGGATCCGGTGCCCGGCTACACGGAGGACACGTTCGAGCGCATCCAGGCCGCGCTCACGCCCATGTTCGCCCGCGGCCTGGTCCCGTTCATCGCGGGCGGGGACCACTCAATCACGTTGCCGATCCTGCGCTCGCACAAGGCGGGGGCCAAGGAGGCCGCGAGCCTCATCCACTTCGACGCCCACTTCGACACCTGGGAATCGTACTGGGGGACCAAGCGGTACACGCACGGCACGTGGGTCAAGCGCGCGTACGAGGAGGGCCTCATCTCCAAGGGCCACGTGTTCCAGATCGGCATCCGTAGCTCTCTGTACAACCACGAGGACGTCCCGAACAACGCCGCGGTGGTGGACCGCACCTTCACGGTCGAGGATGTGGATTCCCAGGGCTACGGCCCCATCATGGACCACCTGGTCCGCGAGATTGGCTCCGCGCCGACGTACGTCTCCGTGGACATCGACGTCCTCGATCCCGCCTTCGCGCCTGGGACCGGGACTCCGGAATCCGGAGGGCTCACGTCCCGCGAGCTCATCCACTTCGTCCGGAGCCTCAAACGGCTCAACGTGATCGGCTTCGATGTCGTCGAGGTCGCGCCGCAGTACGACCACACGGGCCAGGTCACCGCGCTCGCGGCCTCCAACCTCCTGTACGAGGCCATGTGCGCGGTCGCGGTGCACCGCAAGCCGGGGACGCGTTAGCGGACCTCGTCGACCTCTTCGTACCAAGGGATCGATGTGCCCTTGGCCTGCCGTTTCTCCCACCGCCGCGTCTTGGGCATGGAAGCCAGGAAGGCCCGGTACTGGGCCAGACGTTCCTCGGCGCGCATCGCAGCGGTCGCCAGGTCCCCGTCCGCATTGAACCGAAGCTGCGGCAGCATCTCCTTGGCGAGCCGGAGGTTCTGGTCCACATCGTACCAGAGACCCCAGTCGTCCCCCAGGAGTTCGGTCAGGTACGTGCGATCGAGTTTCTCCAGGGGAAACGCGCACGAGAACGCGGCCAGGTCGATCCAATCCCGGGATGTCGCCTTGTGGATCTGGGCCTTCGAGAGGAACAGGTCCTCGGGGGTCAGGGTAGTGCCCGACGGGAGCCGACCCTTGATCGGGATCTCGTGGCTGAAACGGAGCGTGTCGTAGAACACGTCGATGTCGAACTTCGGGTGGTAGTAGATGTTGCGGTACATGCCGAAGAGGCTGTTCGTCTCCGTGTCCTCCCGGAAGCCGAGCTCGCGGACGAAGAGCTTGTAGATGTCCGAGGACTTTTTCTCTAGGCTCGCGAGGTCGAGGTCCTTGAACCGCGGTTCCCCGTCCGGCCCGCCGCTCCGGCGGAGGTACAGGACGCGTGCGAGCGGGTCCCCCCGGATGTGGTAGTACAGGCCGACGCTCCCGCACATCCGCAGCGGGATGCCGCGTTGCGCGGCTTGCGCGACGAGCCGTTCCGCCTCCGCGAGGAACTGTGCCTCGGGTAAGCGGACGTCGGCCATGCGTTCACCCCGTGACGAAGAGGTGGCCCGCGATCTCGGATCCCCGCAGGTCGAGCAGGAGCCCTTGCAGGCTCCCGCTGAAGTAGGCGCTCCCGGGGTTGTACACGGGCGTGCCCGCGACGTCGTCGAGTCCCTTCGCCTCGTGGATGTGGCCGTGCAGGCCCACCAGGGGGTGCAGGGACTCGATCAGGTTGCGAACGGACGTGGACCCCACGTGACCTAGGATCATCTCGCCGCGCACGGTCTTCGGTTTGAAGTTCTCGTCGAGTTCGGGCGCGAGGTCGAGGCTCGTGTCCATCGGCGGAGCATGAATGTCCAGGATGGTCTGGCGCGGGTTGTCAATCTGCGGTGCCGTCTTGTCGAGGAACTTCTGGAGGTCGGGTTCCTCGAGGTCGCGCGGGCAGTGCCACGGCGTCATGTTCGCGTACCCGCATCCGTAGATCTCGTACGGGCCCGCGCGGACGACTTGGCCCTCCGGGATCAGGAGGTTCTCTGGGCCCTCCGCCTTCAGGAGCCTGAGGACGTCGTCCGTGTCGTCGTTCCCCACGTTCATCACGAGCGGAATGCCGGTCGGGGTGAGGCGCTCCTTCACGAGCTTGAGCCACGCCCGCACGCGGTCGTGGGCCAGGTCCATGAAGAGTTCGTTGATCGCGTCGGGACGCTCGTTGAGACGCCGCCACTCCTCGGGCGTCATGACCGCGGAATACCGTCCCTGGTTCGCAATCTCCCGCTCGACCTTAGGGAGCTCGTCGTCCGTGATATGGACCGCGGTCCGGTCTTGCGGGAACCAGCGGTATCCACCCGCCTCGTCCGGGAAGATGGGGACGAGCATCTTCCCCATGATGTCCCCGCCGTAGACTAGGAGGTCGGGATGGTAGACCGCGGTCGAGTTCAGGAACTTGCGGAAGCAGACCTCGGACCCATGGAGATCGCTGACGAACAGGATCCGGAAGCGACCCACGTTACGACGAGCACGCGCCGTGAATATAGCTTTGCGCCCCGGTTTTCGGCCCGCCGAAAAGCGGCGCTCCGGGACCGATGCGTGGGCGTCTCTCCCGACTGGACGGCGTCGCATCTTTTTACCGCTGTCCGCGGATATCCCCGCAGTGCTAGGACGCAGCTGGAAACACGCGTCCCCCGAGGCGTTGCGGGGCGTGCGCGCGATTCTGATCCGGCGCGGGGCCGTGGAAGACAGAGAGATTTCGAACCCCCACGAGCTCTGGAGGGTTCGCATCGAGCGAGTCGTTTTCACGGCGTACACGAGCGGCACGCTGTATTGCAGCGGGGGCAACCTCCCGGAGCTGTCGTTCCTCTACGCGTCGATCTCTCGGATTTTGGAGGCCCGGTGAACTGTCTCTATCCCGGCGCGGGGACCGCTCGTGGCGGGCGCACTTCGAGGCTCAGGACGAGCCCAACCGCACTCAGCGCAAGGCCGACGTAAAAGGCGGAGAGGTACGCTCCGGTGGTCTCGCGGATCCATCCCCCCGCAAACAGCGCGACGAGGTTCCCCACCCCGAATGCGGTAAACAGCAGGCCGTAGTTCGCGCCCGCATGGCGCTCGCCAAAGTACAGGGTGGACAGGGCTGGCATCACGGCGAGGAATCCGCCGAAGACGATGCCCGTGAGGGCTACGCCAAGGAACACCGGCTCGAGTCCGCTGGACACGGACAGGAGCGCCATGGCTCCCAGGAGCACCGTGTACATCACGAGGAGGGTCTCCCGGGGCGACCACTGGTCCGCGAGCCGGCCGAACACAGGGCGTCCGGCGCTGTTGAAGAGGGCGAGGACGATCACGGCGAGCGTCGCCACCGCGTCCGTCGCGAAGCCGACCTCCTTCGCGATAGTGAACGCGTTTCCGATGACCATGAAGCCCTCCGCCGTGCCGAGGACATAGAGCGTCCACGCGGTCCAGAAGACGCGGGACCGGAGCACGGTGCGCGGACCGACCTCGGTCAAGGGGCGCCACGCGCGGCGCTGCTTCGTGACGACCGCCGCGGGCGGCTCCCACCCCGCGGGTGGAAACTGCAGGAGCAGGGCGAGCGGCACGAGGACCGCCAGGAAGAGGATGCCGAGGAGCAGGAACGTCGTGGGCACGCCGTAGATACCGATGAGGTATCCCGCGAGCGGCGCGGTGACCACAGGTGAGAGGCCGACGCCCATGACGACGATTCCGGAAGCGACTCCCTTCCGCACGGGGAACCAACGCACCGCGGTCGTGATCGTGGGGTTGTAGCCGAAGCCCGTGCCCAGGCCCACGAGGCCGCCGTAGAGCAGGGTGAGCGTGGGCATCGGCCAGGGTGAGCGGTCGAAGAGCGAGCAGAGCATGTAGCCCGAGGCAAAGACGAGGACGCCCGCCAGGGCGACCTTCCGCGGTCCCAGACGATCGACCGCGCGTCCGGCGAAGACCATGCCCACGGAGAACATGGCCATCGCCGCGGCGAAGGGCAGGAGCGCGGTAAACGCGTCCGCCCCCCGGGTCGCGAACTCTGCGACGAGGGCGGCGCGGAAGACGCTCCACGAGTATGCGGTTCCTAGGAGGAGGTTCATCCCAAGGCCGACGACCAGATAGGATCCGCGGGGCAGTCTCACCGTCATGGACCCGCGTCATCTCGGGGACCGCGTCAAAAGCCTACCGAACGTATTGTACGCCGCACACCGCGCGGCCGTCAGGAGTGCTGGAGGGCCCGGTGGATCACGAGTCCTGCGAGGCGCCAGAAGACTTCCTCGACGTTCTCTCCGGACTTCGCGGACGTCCGCACGATGTCGCAATCGAAGGCGTGCGCGAACTTGCGGAGGTTGGACTCGGGCATGTGGGTCTCCGCGGGGAGGTCGATCTTGTTGACCGCGAGGACGATGGGGAGGGCGCCCGCAATCCGGTCGATCTGGTCGACCCAGACATACAGGTCATCGAGGGTCTCCGACCGTGTCATGTCCGCGACCGCGAGAATCCCCTGGGCTCCCTGGAAGTACTGCTCCTGGAGGAGCTCGCGGAAGCCCATCTGGCCCATGATGTCCCACACCATGAGGTTGACCATGACGGGCTCCTCGTCCTTCAGGGGGACGCTCACCTGCTTCTTGGAGACCTTGGTCCCCACGGTGGCGATGTAGCGGTCGTCGAACTCGTTGAGGACGTACCGGCGGATTAGGCTCGTCTTCCCCACGGAGCTCGCGCCCGCGAGGCAGAGCTTCGCCTTCATGATGTCGCCGTCGCCCATGGTCCTTGTCCGCAGGGAGGGGTGGGGCGGCGGGT from Thermoplasmata archaeon includes the following:
- a CDS encoding amino acid permease, which gives rise to MAAEAPTAEKTVFARKTSGLVKELGAFESFSINLISLGPGPAYALFLTLLVFTPGVNLMWATILGALVGVPVVVTYAIMAIEMPRSGGEYVYPSRLLHPYLGIVSGLSRMVNVIVYAAILPFWFSSLIVGPGLGSWGALTNNAGLQSLGAALTPGSGSTSNLYIVIIGEIVTFVLMALYVVMKPRLAFNLFSALLILELVGLLISLALLAAMGHGGFVNAVNNFMAGQGYKGNYYGDTASFGATSAMPYASSLSETLIFVPLVFAFYYMFTTAPNYIAGEFQRSSRSIRLGMTASYALSVIFAVAIVAVFENVVGMDFLNGAVWTSTAFLGGGPTPLPFAAGLTSLPMFAAGGNSVLLALMFLGATSWYLLWIILGFYIFSRYALSFSLDRLFPKALSAVSRRTHSPYAGIIILSVIGAILLPLVAYYYQQTYFPLVYLLFFLPMITVSLTSVSLVRLGMQKKRASYVVAGAVSFVATAVSAYLVSTLPDLGNAAGFTLGNQTTSYVTIGLIVVGSAVWYVLARAYNLRKHGVDVALAFKQLPPD
- a CDS encoding nitroreductase family protein codes for the protein MDLASIIRSRRSIRAFQKAPVPEALLRELVDLANWAPSAGNLQARDFIVVRDEKTKDALAQAADQTELALAAAVLVICTNAKRIAKYGPRGRELFSVQDAAAATQTFLLAAHERGLGAVWMGSFNEDEVRQVLHLPRYARPVTLVALGWPAENPAPPERLALDEVLHWEHW
- a CDS encoding metallophosphoesterase — encoded protein: MPFESSKRKFKRIFLAVDIHGSEITYRKFLGAAKFYDVDALMMGGDLTAKTITPIVQQKDGTYSTRLSGQLRENLTEKDLGAIERDIANSGPYPIRLTQEEYDAFRASPKKVEDLFTQLMIDEIQRWTDMAEKHLAPLDIPMYWIGGNDDKAEALAKAVSKPHVHYVDEQVVRFDEDHELLGFGWTNPSPWKTPRELEEDELARRLSPLLNKVEDPAHAIYLMHVPPYETGLDIAPKLDATKDPPTPVTQGGQQILIPVGSTSVRQAIEEHQPLLGLHGHIHETKNATKIKKSVLVDPGSEYTSGTLRGAIINLERDRVLSYQFTSG
- a CDS encoding ArgE/DapE family deacylase, which gives rise to MDEVERRVLDAIDMDRLVSFLRELIAIPSLGGHERDAQDEVAAAMREIDLDVDDWNLDLAQLRSHPMFAMEVERTEGRGVVGTLRGEGGGKSLILNGHVDVVPPGDPANWRFPPWEGAVHDGRVHGRGSVDMKGGLACALFAVKAIHDAGARLRGSVILESVIGEEDGGVGTLAACLRGYHADGAVVVEPTQLRVAPSQAGALTFRITVPGLSAHACVREEGVSAFEKFLPIHAALLDLERERNREVQDPLYRRYRLPFALSLGRIEAGNWSSSVPESLVAEGRLGVRVGEDPEAARKALEVAVRRAASADAWLRDHPVKVEWWGGQFHPASVPIDHPLPQTVAGALADASGSAAAFEGMTYGSDMRLLIHVGKTPAVLFGPGDVRHAHRPNESVSLSDLRTMARTLALTVLRFCGAFA
- a CDS encoding APC family permease yields the protein MSPYSAFAYNILNIGIIFPWVYIGTIPFFPDANVWEGIVICGIFTAFLAVVYAGLASAMPRTGGDYVFQSRTLRPWFGFATVAMMIITFFCQWQALAGWLVSILGMYPLITGLGVTMNNTTLIAWGAWYITPWGITITSWVFSTIAALVLIKSFRWFVQIQWVMWYGFLLSFFLMVALFLLTPHSVFVDRYNHAAALINGLPAGNYYNQVIPGAQAAGFNPASTLAFASTLLVVPVALTSLGWVGYAQEQAGEIQGAQSLRNQMFINFGGGVVSMVMMGVLAYAMLATVDQNWLAGLAFPGNANTLILPWFSTLAMMLTDNPIILVLMIFGILLNAIQIVFNVIVGWTRVAVAMSIDGVLPKFVSKVSPRTHTPVNAHIIFLILGGFVFSAVYNLVPNYTVYTLAVTAVATVMYIGTAVGGAVFPWTRKEVYRTAPISKYKVGPIPVITICGVIAAVFSAWMLYYFLTYPFLVGIDWSKGILGNWFLVAVVLVFVFWVGYYFLRRWYLRTIGIELELAYKEVPPI
- a CDS encoding carbon-nitrogen hydrolase family protein, producing the protein MRIELVQFAPKFPGREENWERIREWSRRSPADIVVFPELSSCGYMYEKPEEIRPYVDAPSALGELERISAATGKLIVGGFAEQAAGARYNSAYAVGPQGTSIYRKIHLWNREKLLFREGGRPCMVEFQGRRIGIEVCYDIQFPELSAYLSRQGAELILAPTAWAVDAHGPSHGLHPHAFLAMATAYAYGIFVAVTNRTGPERGAVFPGQSCLADPWGQITILGESEEHRVFEIPFEEVPLAKRPNPRNDLQTDPRMVIAPPGGTHGSRQRRSATQRPTRRSSRTRARR